A stretch of Ursus arctos isolate Adak ecotype North America unplaced genomic scaffold, UrsArc2.0 scaffold_4, whole genome shotgun sequence DNA encodes these proteins:
- the ADAMTS1 gene encoding A disintegrin and metalloproteinase with thrombospondin motifs 1, producing MGNAEPARRPRGSQPAPALLLLAAAAGLLLLPGARGRPAEEDEELVQPVLEREPGLTITHLRLDAFGRQLHLELQPDRGFLAPGFTLQTVGRRPGPDALRPDAAGDLAHCFYSGTVNGDSGSAAALSLCEGVRGAFYLQGEEYFIQPAPVAATVRLAPAAAAAGEEPPERPKFHLLRRRRRGGGGAKCGVTDDETRLARGAGPASEDAGEQWLPRDPAPQRAGQPTGTGSVRKKRFVSSHRYVETMLVADQSMAEFHGSGLKHYLLTLFSVAARLYKHPSIRNSVSLVVVKILVIYEEQKGPEVTSNAALTLRNFCNWQKQHNPPSDRDGEHYDTAILFTRQDLCGAQTCDTLGMADVGTICDPSRSCSVIEDDGLQAAFTTAHELGHVFNMPHDDAKQCASINGIDQNSHMMASMLSNLNHSQPWSPCSAYMITSFLDNGHGECLMDKPQNPIQLPSDLPGTLYDANRQCQFTFGEESKHCLDAASTCMTLWCTGTSGGLLVCQTKHFPWADGTSCGEGRWCINGKCVNKTDEMHFHTPVHGSWGPWGPWGDCSRTCGGGVQYTMRECDNPVPKNGGKYCEGKRVRYRSCNIEDCPDNNGKTFREEQCEAHNEFSKVSFGSGPAVEWTPKYAGVSPKDRCKLICQAKGIGFFFVLQPKVVDGTPCSPDSTSVCVQGQCVKAGCDRIIDSKKKFDKCGICGGNGSTCKKTSGSVTSAKPGYHDIVTIPAGATNIEVKQRNHRGSRNNGSYLAIKAADGTYILNGDFTLSTLEQDITYKGTVLRYSGSSASLERIRSFSPLKEPITIQVLTVGNALRPKIKYTYFVKKKKESFNAIPTFSEWVIEEWGECSKSCGLGWQRRLVECRDINGQPASECAKEVKPASTRPCADLPCPHWQLGDWSPCSKTCGKGYKKRTLQCLSHDGGVLSHESCDPLKKPKHYIDFCTMAECS from the exons ATGGGGAACGCGGAGCCGGCGCGGCGGCCTCGGGGCTCACAGCCTGCGCCCGCGCTGCTACTGCTCGCGGCGGCTGCAGGGCTGCTGCTCCTGCCCGGCGCGCGTGGGCGCCCCGCAGAGGAAGACGAGGAGTTGGTACAGCCCGTATTGGAGCGCGAGCCGGGACTCACGATCACCCACCTCCGCCTGGACGCCTTCGGCCGGCAGCTGCACCTGGAGCTGCAGCCCGACCGCGGCTTCTTGGCGCCGGGTTTCACGCTGCAGACCGTGGGGCGCAGGCCTGGGCCCGACGCGCTCCGTCCCGACGCCGCCGGCGACCTGGCGCACTGCTTCTACTCCGGCACAGTGAACGGCGACTCCGGCTCGGCCGCGGCTCTCAGCCTCTGCGAGGGCGTGCGCGGCGCCTTCTACCTGCAGGGCGAGGAGTACTTCATCCAGCCCGCGCCTGTCGCCGCCACCGTCCGTCTCGcccccgctgccgccgccgccggagAGGAGCCGCCGGAGCGGCCCAAGTTCCATCTCCTGCGGCGGaggcggcggggcggcggcggcgccaaGTGCGGGGTCACGGACGACGAGACCCGGCTCGCAAGGGGCGCGGGGCCGGCGAGCGAGGACGCCGGGGAGCAGTGGCTGCCGCGGGACCCGGCGCCGCAGCGGGCGGGACAGCCGACAG GAACTGGAAGCGTAAGAAAGAAGCGGTTTGTGTCCAGCCACCGCTATGTGGAAACTATGCTTGTGGCCGACCAGTCAATGGCCGAGTTTCACGGCAGTGGCCTAAAACACTACCTTCTCACCTTGTTCTCGGTGGCAGCCAGGCTGTACAAACACCCCAGCATTCGGAATTCCGTGAGCCTGGTGGTGGTGAAGATCCTGGTCATCTACGAGGAACAGAAGGGGCCAGAAGTGACCTCCAACGCCGCCCTCACTCTGAGGAACTTCTGTAACTGGCAGAAGCAACACAACCCGCCCAGCGACCGGGACGGAGAACACTATGACACGGCGATTCTCTTCACCAGACAG GACCTGTGTGGGGCCCAGACATGTGACACTCTTGGGATGGCTGATGTTGGAACTATATGTGATCCCAGCCGAAGCTGCTCAGTCATAGAAGATGATGGCTTGCAAGCCGCCTTCACCACAGCTCATGAACTAG GCCACGTGTTTAACATGCCCCATGATGATGCCAAGCAGTGTGCCAGCATTAATGGCATTGACCAGAATTCCCACATGATGGCGTCAATGCTTTCCAACTTGAACCACAGCCAGCCCTGGTCTCCCTGCAGTGCCTACATGATTACATCATTTCTGGATAATGGTCACG GGGAATGTTTGATGGACAAGCCCCAGAACCCCATCCAGCTCCCCTCGGATCTCCCCGGGACCTTGTATGATGCCAACCGGCAGTGCCAGTTCACGTTTGGGGAGGAGTCCAAGCACTGCCTGGACGCAGCCAGCACGTGCATGACGCTGTGGTGCACGGGCACCTCCGGCGGGCTGCTGGTGTGCCAAACCAAACACTTCCCCTGGGCAGATGGCACCAGCTGTGGGGAAGGGAGATGGTGTATCAACGGCAAGTGTGTGAACAAGACGGACGAGATGCACTTCCAT ACTCCTGTTCATGGaagctgggggccctggggacccTGGGGAGACTGTTCGAGAACCTGTGGTGGAGGAGTTCAGTACACAATGAGGGAGTGTGACAACCCGGTCCCCAAAAACGGAGGGAAGTACTGTGAAGGCAAGCGCGTTCGCTACAGGTCATGTAACATTGAAGACTGTCCGGACAACAATG GAAAAACCTTTAGAGAGGAACAATGTGAGGCACACAATGAGTTTTCTAAAGTTTCCTTTGGGAGCGGGCCCGCGGTGGAGTGGACACCCAAGTACGCTGGCGTCTCGCCCAAGGACAGATGCAAACTCATCTGTCAAGCCAAAGGCATTGGCTTCTTCTTCGTGTTGCAGCCCAAG GTGGTTGACGGTACCCCGTGTAGCCCAGATTCCACGTCTGTCTGCGTGCAGGGACAGTGTGTAAAAGCTGGTTGCGATCGTATCATAGACTCCAAAAAGAAGTTTGATAAATGTGGTATCTGTGGAGGAAATGGATCTACATGCAAGAAAACATCAGGATCAGTGACTAGTGCCAA ACCTGGATATCACGATATCGTCACAATTCCGGCTGGAGCCACAAACATTGAAGTGAAACAACGGAATCACAGGGGATCCAGAAATAACGGAAGCTATCTTGCCATCAAAGCTGCCGATGGCACCTATATCCTGAACGGCGACTTCACTCTGTCCACTTTGGAGCAAGACATTACGTACAAAGGGACCGTCCTGAGGTACAGTGGCTCGTCCGCCTCGTTGGAAAGAATCCGCAGCTTCAGCCCTCTCAAAGAGCCCATAACCATCCAGGTCCTCACCGTGGGCAACGCCCTTCGCCCTAAAATTAAATACACCTATTttgtgaagaagaagaaggagtctttcaatgccatccctactTTCTCCGAATGGGTCATCGAAGAGTGGGGCGAATGCTCCAAGTCCTGCGGACTGGGCTGGCAGAGGAGACTGGTGGAGTGCCGGGACATTAACGGGCAGCCCGCCTCCGAGTGTGCGAAGGAAGTGAAGCCGGCCAGCACCAGACCCTGCGCGGACCTGCCTTGCCCCCACTGGCAGCTAGGGGATTGGTCACCATGTTCCAAGACTTGCGGGAAGGGTTACAAAAAGAGAACCTTGCAGTGTCTGTCCCACGATGGGGGGGTGTTGTCTCACGAGAGCTGTGATCCTTTAAAGAAACCTAAGCATTACATAGATTTTTGTACGATGGCAGAATGTAGTTAA